One window of Channa argus isolate prfri chromosome 4, Channa argus male v1.0, whole genome shotgun sequence genomic DNA carries:
- the LOC137125383 gene encoding proprotein convertase subtilisin/kexin type 5 isoform X2 — MRAVTAFFICLYCVGFAGCKPSSLCPRGQFMLRTQCVLCHPTCSECVGHELFECTNCGVDEDGQGRFLHQGRCRTHCPRGLYPDRGHYVCLPCIANCELCTDGNICAKCREDYKLQNGVCQTASCDIGQVQDPDTGECIDCEMGCKTCSSDDPEICNSCVEGYFLFRHQCHRHCPQSTYEDLGSGVCLPCLTPCTDCKSNTRCLVCQPDYFLNGGECVKQCPQQTYSDSSGWCCQPCHSSCQTCHGPRSTDCELCRGGNHPLHGQCPLVNCPLGQYFDGYFLDQGGSCVTQCPTSSYGNSATQLCEDCSPNCETCMDTSDYCISCSRGSYKRLLHQGHCWSNCPEGFFETAEGSCEACDGSCRTCDGIKSQCLSCADGHYLESGMCRLNCSMRTYPADDGTCRRCPAHCDVCSDNRTCFKCSFLYLMLNGVCKASCPMGYYEDMEEGRCGQCHPTCSSCSGPLADDCETCSTFSPKLYKGSCFKDCPISTYYETAAMECQECHQTCMSCSGPKPNQCIQCEKGLVLDPNTLLCGVTGDTDCPLGTYLHEDQFTCMGCHQHCYSCEGPGSDECQTCAVPNYLHNSTCVSECPAATYSTRQEADGEELGFCLTCDHVCSTCTGESPRDCLTCSPEYLRLLDACVTHCPTGFYKEGAHCQKCDQSCELCTGPGPESCRACAPPLLELQGTKLCVERCPHRFYEFNGICKQCHTSCRTCTDAFPQSCLTCDWGSTLKDNVCYPRCEEGRYFSEQETCEPCDSSCRHCTGPRPDQCLTCHTDSALHAVENRCSPCCQAGKMDTECCICDHRSALCVETPQPKSGHEQGKDLNMSSRALKHTSAALPIALLVALGLAVAVFALIKARAKKRLCWSQSYERLSGNASVSMPHGVPEPDSGDEVDVVYTSKAGSVYRRYSFIHEQDTDADQDVDESTCLSRS, encoded by the exons ATGAGGGCCGTCACCGCGTTTTTCATCTGTCTCTACTGTGTCGGATTTGCTGGATGTAAACCATCGTCTCTCTGTCCGAGGGGGCAGTTTATGCTGAGGACCCAGTGTGTCCTCTGTCATCCCACCTGCTCTGAGTGCGTAGGACATGAGCTGTTTGAGTGCACTAACTGTGGAGTTG ATGAAGATGGACAGGGACGGTTCCTTCACCAAGGTCGCTGTCGGACACACTGCCCCCGGGGACTCTATCCTGACAGGGGTCACTATGTCTGCCTGCCCTGCATAGCCAATTGTGAGCTCTGCACAGATGGCAACATATGTGCCAAATGTCGAGAAGACTACAAACTCCAGAATGGGGTCTGCCAAACTGCATCCTGTGACATAG GGCAGGTGCAGGACCCTGACACTGGAGAGTGTATTGATTGTGAGATGGGCTGCAAAACATGTTCCTCAG ACGACCCTGAGATCTGCAACAGCTGTGTTGAAGGTTACTTCCT TTTCAGACACCAGTGTCACAGACATTGCCCCCAGAGCACCTATGAGGACTTGGgcagtggtgtgtgtttgcccTGCCTGACACCATGCACAGATTGCAAAAGTAACACACGGTGCCTTGTCTGCCAACCTGACTACTTTCTGAACG GAGGTGAATGTGTTAAACAGTGTCCTCAGCAAACCTACAGTGACTCCAGTGGATGGTGCTGCCAGCCTTGCCACAGCTCCTGCCAGACATGTCATGGACCTCGTTCAACTGATTGTGAGCTTTGCCGTGGTGGGAACCATCCACTACACGGCCAGTGCCCTCTGGTTAACTGCCCATTGGGACAGTACTTTGATG GTTATTTCCTAGACCAGGGCGGTTCTTGTGTAACTCAGTGTCCAACCAGCTCCTATGGAAACTCAGCCACTCAGCTGTGTGAGGACTGCTCACCAAACTGTGAGACCTGCATGGACACCAGTGATTACTGTATCAGCTGTTCCAGAGGCAGCTATAAACGTTTGCTCCACCAGGGACATTGCTGGTCGAATTGCCCAGA GGGATTCTTTGAGACAGCAGAGGGGTCATGTGAAGCCTGTGACGGCTCCTGTCGGACATGTGATGGGATCAAGTCCCAGTGTTTGTCCTGTGCTGACGGCCACTATTTGGAGAGTGGTATGTGTAGACTCAACTGCTCCATGCGCACATACCCTGCCGATGACGGGACCTGCAGACGCTGTCCTGCCCACTGTGACGTTTGCTCAGATAACAGGACCTGTTTCA AATGTAGTTTCCTGTACTTGATGCTGAACGGTGTGTGTAAAGCAAGTTGTCCAATGGGCTATTATGAAGACATGGAGGAGGGCCGCTGTGGTCAGTGCCACCCCACCTGTAGCAGTTGTTCAGGCCCTTTGGCAGATGACTGTGAGACCTGCTCAACATTTAGCCCCAAACTCTATAAGGGTTCATGTTTCAAGGATTGCCCCATCAGTACTTACTATGAAACTGCCGCTATGGAATGTCAAG aGTGCCACCAGACTTGTATGAGCTGCTCCGGCCCAAAGCCAAATCAGTGCATTCAGTGTGAGAAGGGACTCGTGCTGGATCCAAATACATTATTGTGTGGTGTGACAGGTGACACAGATTGTCCACTGGGGACCTACCTACATGAAGACCAGTTCACATGCATGGGCTGCCACCAACACTGTTACTCTTGTGAGGGGCCAGGCAGTGATGAATGCCAGACATGTGCTGTCCCCAACTACCTTCATA ACAGCActtgtgtgagtgagtgtcCAGCTGCCACATATAGCACAAGGCAAGAAGCTGATGGAGAGGAGCTGGGGTTCTGTTTGACTTGTGACCACGTCTGTTCCACTTGCACTGGAGAATCCCCTAGAGACTGCCTCACCTGTTCCCCAGAATACCTGCGCCTCCTTGATGCCTGTGTCACACATTGCCCAACAGG GTTTTACAAAGAGGGCGCccactgtcagaaatgtgaccAGTCCTGTGAGCTATGCACAGGGCCAGGACCTGAGTCCTGCAGGGCCTGTGCACCTCCTCTGCTGGAGCTGCAAGGCACCAAGTTGTGTGTTGAGCGCTGCCCACACCGCTTCTATGAGTTCAACGGTATCTGCAAACAGTGCCACACCAGTTGCCGGACTTGCACAG ATGCCTTTCCTCAGAGCTGCTTGACGTGCGACTGGGGCAGCACTCTAAAGGACAATGTGTGTTATCCACGTTGTGAGGAGGGGCGATACTTTTCAGAACAG GAAACCTGTGAGCCATGTGACAGCTCATGCAGGCATTGTACTGGCCCTAGGCCTGACCAATGTCTGACTTGTCACACTGATTCTGCTCTTCATGCTGTGGAAAACCGCTGTTCCCCCTGCTGTCAGGCTGGAAAGATGGACACTGAGTGTTGTATTTGTGACCACCGCTCag CTCTCTGTGTGGAGACCCCCCAACCCAAATCAGGACATGAGCAAGGAAAAGATCTGAATATGTCCTCCAGAGCTCTGAAGCACACCTCAGCCGCCTTACCCATTGCCCTGCTGGTAGCACTGGGCTTGGCTGTGGCAGTATTTGCCTTAATCAAAGCTCGTGCCAAGAAGAGGCTTTGCTGGAGCCAAAGTTACGAAAGACTGAGCGGTAATGCAAGTGTCAGCATGCCCCATGGTGTGCCTGAGCCCGACAGCGGTGATGAAGTAGATGTTGTGTACACCAGTAAAGCTGGCTCGGTATATCGACGCTACAGCTTTATACATGAGCAGGACACTGACGCCGACCAGGATGTTGATGAGAGTACTTGTCTTAGTCGCTCTTAG
- the LOC137125383 gene encoding proprotein convertase subtilisin/kexin type 5 isoform X1, which translates to MRAVTAFFICLYCVGFAGCKPSSLCPRGQFMLRTQCVLCHPTCSECVGHELFECTNCGVDEDGQGRFLHQGRCRTHCPRGLYPDRGHYVCLPCIANCELCTDGNICAKCREDYKLQNGVCQTASCDIGQVQDPDTGECIDCEMGCKTCSSDDPEICNSCVEGYFLFRHQCHRHCPQSTYEDLGSGVCLPCLTPCTDCKSNTRCLVCQPDYFLNGGECVKQCPQQTYSDSSGWCCQPCHSSCQTCHGPRSTDCELCRGGNHPLHGQCPLVNCPLGQYFDGKSGECHTCDASCKTCFGPQGLDCSSCFKGYFLDQGGSCVTQCPTSSYGNSATQLCEDCSPNCETCMDTSDYCISCSRGSYKRLLHQGHCWSNCPEGFFETAEGSCEACDGSCRTCDGIKSQCLSCADGHYLESGMCRLNCSMRTYPADDGTCRRCPAHCDVCSDNRTCFKCSFLYLMLNGVCKASCPMGYYEDMEEGRCGQCHPTCSSCSGPLADDCETCSTFSPKLYKGSCFKDCPISTYYETAAMECQECHQTCMSCSGPKPNQCIQCEKGLVLDPNTLLCGVTGDTDCPLGTYLHEDQFTCMGCHQHCYSCEGPGSDECQTCAVPNYLHNSTCVSECPAATYSTRQEADGEELGFCLTCDHVCSTCTGESPRDCLTCSPEYLRLLDACVTHCPTGFYKEGAHCQKCDQSCELCTGPGPESCRACAPPLLELQGTKLCVERCPHRFYEFNGICKQCHTSCRTCTDAFPQSCLTCDWGSTLKDNVCYPRCEEGRYFSEQETCEPCDSSCRHCTGPRPDQCLTCHTDSALHAVENRCSPCCQAGKMDTECCICDHRSALCVETPQPKSGHEQGKDLNMSSRALKHTSAALPIALLVALGLAVAVFALIKARAKKRLCWSQSYERLSGNASVSMPHGVPEPDSGDEVDVVYTSKAGSVYRRYSFIHEQDTDADQDVDESTCLSRS; encoded by the exons ATGAGGGCCGTCACCGCGTTTTTCATCTGTCTCTACTGTGTCGGATTTGCTGGATGTAAACCATCGTCTCTCTGTCCGAGGGGGCAGTTTATGCTGAGGACCCAGTGTGTCCTCTGTCATCCCACCTGCTCTGAGTGCGTAGGACATGAGCTGTTTGAGTGCACTAACTGTGGAGTTG ATGAAGATGGACAGGGACGGTTCCTTCACCAAGGTCGCTGTCGGACACACTGCCCCCGGGGACTCTATCCTGACAGGGGTCACTATGTCTGCCTGCCCTGCATAGCCAATTGTGAGCTCTGCACAGATGGCAACATATGTGCCAAATGTCGAGAAGACTACAAACTCCAGAATGGGGTCTGCCAAACTGCATCCTGTGACATAG GGCAGGTGCAGGACCCTGACACTGGAGAGTGTATTGATTGTGAGATGGGCTGCAAAACATGTTCCTCAG ACGACCCTGAGATCTGCAACAGCTGTGTTGAAGGTTACTTCCT TTTCAGACACCAGTGTCACAGACATTGCCCCCAGAGCACCTATGAGGACTTGGgcagtggtgtgtgtttgcccTGCCTGACACCATGCACAGATTGCAAAAGTAACACACGGTGCCTTGTCTGCCAACCTGACTACTTTCTGAACG GAGGTGAATGTGTTAAACAGTGTCCTCAGCAAACCTACAGTGACTCCAGTGGATGGTGCTGCCAGCCTTGCCACAGCTCCTGCCAGACATGTCATGGACCTCGTTCAACTGATTGTGAGCTTTGCCGTGGTGGGAACCATCCACTACACGGCCAGTGCCCTCTGGTTAACTGCCCATTGGGACAGTACTTTGATG GGAAATCTGGTGAGTGTCATACATGTGATGCATCCTGTAAGACCTGCTTTGGTCCTCAAGGATTAGATTGTTCTTCTTGTTTTAAAG GTTATTTCCTAGACCAGGGCGGTTCTTGTGTAACTCAGTGTCCAACCAGCTCCTATGGAAACTCAGCCACTCAGCTGTGTGAGGACTGCTCACCAAACTGTGAGACCTGCATGGACACCAGTGATTACTGTATCAGCTGTTCCAGAGGCAGCTATAAACGTTTGCTCCACCAGGGACATTGCTGGTCGAATTGCCCAGA GGGATTCTTTGAGACAGCAGAGGGGTCATGTGAAGCCTGTGACGGCTCCTGTCGGACATGTGATGGGATCAAGTCCCAGTGTTTGTCCTGTGCTGACGGCCACTATTTGGAGAGTGGTATGTGTAGACTCAACTGCTCCATGCGCACATACCCTGCCGATGACGGGACCTGCAGACGCTGTCCTGCCCACTGTGACGTTTGCTCAGATAACAGGACCTGTTTCA AATGTAGTTTCCTGTACTTGATGCTGAACGGTGTGTGTAAAGCAAGTTGTCCAATGGGCTATTATGAAGACATGGAGGAGGGCCGCTGTGGTCAGTGCCACCCCACCTGTAGCAGTTGTTCAGGCCCTTTGGCAGATGACTGTGAGACCTGCTCAACATTTAGCCCCAAACTCTATAAGGGTTCATGTTTCAAGGATTGCCCCATCAGTACTTACTATGAAACTGCCGCTATGGAATGTCAAG aGTGCCACCAGACTTGTATGAGCTGCTCCGGCCCAAAGCCAAATCAGTGCATTCAGTGTGAGAAGGGACTCGTGCTGGATCCAAATACATTATTGTGTGGTGTGACAGGTGACACAGATTGTCCACTGGGGACCTACCTACATGAAGACCAGTTCACATGCATGGGCTGCCACCAACACTGTTACTCTTGTGAGGGGCCAGGCAGTGATGAATGCCAGACATGTGCTGTCCCCAACTACCTTCATA ACAGCActtgtgtgagtgagtgtcCAGCTGCCACATATAGCACAAGGCAAGAAGCTGATGGAGAGGAGCTGGGGTTCTGTTTGACTTGTGACCACGTCTGTTCCACTTGCACTGGAGAATCCCCTAGAGACTGCCTCACCTGTTCCCCAGAATACCTGCGCCTCCTTGATGCCTGTGTCACACATTGCCCAACAGG GTTTTACAAAGAGGGCGCccactgtcagaaatgtgaccAGTCCTGTGAGCTATGCACAGGGCCAGGACCTGAGTCCTGCAGGGCCTGTGCACCTCCTCTGCTGGAGCTGCAAGGCACCAAGTTGTGTGTTGAGCGCTGCCCACACCGCTTCTATGAGTTCAACGGTATCTGCAAACAGTGCCACACCAGTTGCCGGACTTGCACAG ATGCCTTTCCTCAGAGCTGCTTGACGTGCGACTGGGGCAGCACTCTAAAGGACAATGTGTGTTATCCACGTTGTGAGGAGGGGCGATACTTTTCAGAACAG GAAACCTGTGAGCCATGTGACAGCTCATGCAGGCATTGTACTGGCCCTAGGCCTGACCAATGTCTGACTTGTCACACTGATTCTGCTCTTCATGCTGTGGAAAACCGCTGTTCCCCCTGCTGTCAGGCTGGAAAGATGGACACTGAGTGTTGTATTTGTGACCACCGCTCag CTCTCTGTGTGGAGACCCCCCAACCCAAATCAGGACATGAGCAAGGAAAAGATCTGAATATGTCCTCCAGAGCTCTGAAGCACACCTCAGCCGCCTTACCCATTGCCCTGCTGGTAGCACTGGGCTTGGCTGTGGCAGTATTTGCCTTAATCAAAGCTCGTGCCAAGAAGAGGCTTTGCTGGAGCCAAAGTTACGAAAGACTGAGCGGTAATGCAAGTGTCAGCATGCCCCATGGTGTGCCTGAGCCCGACAGCGGTGATGAAGTAGATGTTGTGTACACCAGTAAAGCTGGCTCGGTATATCGACGCTACAGCTTTATACATGAGCAGGACACTGACGCCGACCAGGATGTTGATGAGAGTACTTGTCTTAGTCGCTCTTAG
- the gcnt3 gene encoding beta-1,3-galactosyl-O-glycosyl-glycoprotein beta-1,6-N-acetylglucosaminyltransferase 3 yields the protein MAFQRGVKCPTFLVNLCLILIGMFLCLILWETSINRQSLSDPRTPQQFSVDLPGCLAIISGDVGDRKGDLEVLLASRKRQKVLSENYYLNVTKDCPAYVDNRGFITKPLSEEEEDFPIAYSMVVHEKIEMFERLLRAIYAPQNIYCVHVDQKSPKEYQKAVESIVSCFPNVFLTTKLETVVYASWSRVQADLNCMKDLLNSHVQWRYLLNTCGTDFPIKTNGEMVKALKALNGRNSMESEAPNYSKKLRWQYHHNITNTVFRTDVKKSPPPISSPMFSGNAYFVVTRAFVEHVMQDKGARQLMEWSEDTYSPDEHLWATLLRMPSVPGSVPANVKYDTSDMQALARVVKWGYLAGDVKAGAPYSHCTGVYRRAVCVYGAGDISWLLKQHHLIANKFDPEVDDIAIRCMETVLHFKALGHDTLLSN from the coding sequence ATGGCTTTTCAAAGGGGTGTAAAGTGTCCGACGTTTTTGGTGAACTTATGTCTCATCCTCATTGGTATGTTCCTTTGTTTAATCCTTTGGGAAACTAGCATTAACAGGCAGTCACTGTCTGATCCCAGAACACCCCAGCAGTTCTCTGTTGACCTGCCTGGCTGCTTGGCAATCATCAGTGGAGACGTAGGGGATAGGAAAGGTGATTTAGAAGTGCTTTTAGCATCtagaaaaagacagaaggtTTTGTCTGAGAATTACTACCTCAATGTAACAAAGGACTGTCCGGCTTACGTTGACAATCGAGGCTTTATTACAAAGCCCCtcagtgaagaggaggaggattttCCTATCGCCTACTCCATGGTGGTCCATGAGAAGATTGAGATGTTCGAGCGACTTCTGCGAGCTATTTATGCTCCTCAGAACATCTACTGCGTGCATGTGGACCAGAAATCCCCCAAGGAATATCAGAAGGCGGTGGAGTCGATTGTTTCATGTTTTCCCAATGTGTTTCTAACCACTAAATTAGAAACTGTGGTGTATGCCTCGTGGTCTCGAGTGCAGGCAGATCTGAACTGCATGAAAGATCTGCTGAACTCCCACGTCCAGTGGAGATACTTGCTTAACACCTGCGGGACAGACTTCCCGATCAAAACCAACGGAGAGATGGTAAAGGCACTGAAGGCCCTCAACGGGAGAAACAGCATGGAGTCTGAGGCCCCCAACTACTCCAAGAAACTCCGCTGGCAGTATCATCACAATATAACCAACACGGTCTTTCGGACAGATGTGAAGAAAAGCCCCCCACCCATCAGCAGCCCCATGTTCTCAGGAAATGCCTACTTCGTGGTAACAAGAGCCTTTGTGGAGCATGTGATGCAGGACAAAGGGGCCCGGCAGCTTATGGAGTGGTCGGAGGACACGTACAGTCCGGATGAGCACTTATGGGCCACTCTACTGAGGATGCCCTCTGTTCCCGGATCAGTGCCTGCTAACGTCAAGTATGACACGTCAGACATGCAAGCCCTCGCTCGCGTGGTCAAGTGGGGATATCTAGCAGGTGATGTAAAAGCTGGAGCACCGTACTCCCACTGCACTGGTGTTTACCGAAGAGCGGTGTGTGTGTACGGAGCTGGTGACATTTCGTGGCTCCTGAAACAACATCACCTTATTGCAAACAAGTTCGATCCTGAGGTTGATGATATTGCCATTAGATGTATGGAAACAGTTTTGCATTTCAAAGCTTTAGGCCATGACACACTGTTGTCAAATTAA